From the Desulfovibrio sp. JY genome, one window contains:
- a CDS encoding PqqD family protein, with amino-acid sequence MELSPVASRDVRAEETPSGVVQLSLPVAVRPALAGLARRFGLWDGKVLRKTVELDAMGSTVWRLIDGKRPAGEIAADLARRYNLDAREAEMAVAEFLRLLGRRGAIAVVGREGEEEE; translated from the coding sequence ATGGAGCTTTCCCCGGTGGCCAGCCGCGATGTGCGCGCCGAAGAGACTCCCTCCGGCGTGGTGCAGCTGTCCCTGCCCGTGGCCGTGCGCCCGGCCCTGGCCGGATTGGCCCGGCGTTTCGGCCTGTGGGACGGCAAGGTGCTGCGCAAGACCGTGGAACTCGACGCCATGGGCTCGACCGTGTGGCGGCTCATCGACGGCAAACGCCCCGCCGGAGAGATCGCCGCCGACCTGGCCAGGCGCTACAACCTCGACGCCCGCGAGGCCGAGATGGCCGTGGCCGAATTTCTGCGCCTGCTCGGCCGGCGCGGCGCTATCGCCGTGGTAGGACGTGAGGGAGAAGAGGAGGAGTAG
- a CDS encoding MgtC/SapB family protein — MSEYPYEAQLMLRLVIAVCCGSILGYERERHGISAGLRTNLLVCLGSALMMVISKYFYYLNDEDPGMIPLGLDPSRIGAQIVSGVGFLGAGVILKDRGAIRGLTTAATLWFNAGVGMALGAGMVLIPVSCTLLGVVSLTILKHLQSLIRREVVRVISVTCQETRETLDNLLHFFRARDLEVENLSLTKVTDGLSTYCFTLRCDWSCLEAVGCIRDLAGIDYVQKVKMR, encoded by the coding sequence ATGAGCGAGTATCCATACGAAGCGCAATTGATGCTGCGTCTTGTCATTGCGGTCTGTTGTGGCTCGATCCTGGGGTACGAGCGGGAACGCCACGGCATAAGCGCCGGCCTGCGCACCAATCTGCTGGTGTGCCTCGGCTCCGCCCTCATGATGGTTATCTCGAAGTATTTCTATTACTTGAATGATGAAGACCCGGGGATGATCCCCCTTGGCCTCGATCCCTCGCGCATCGGCGCGCAGATCGTCTCCGGCGTGGGCTTTCTGGGGGCGGGCGTGATCCTCAAGGACCGGGGCGCGATTCGCGGCCTGACCACGGCCGCGACCCTGTGGTTCAACGCCGGCGTCGGCATGGCGCTTGGAGCGGGCATGGTGCTCATCCCGGTTTCCTGCACCCTTCTCGGCGTGGTTTCCCTGACCATCCTCAAGCACCTCCAGAGCCTGATCCGGCGCGAGGTCGTCCGGGTGATCAGCGTCACCTGCCAGGAGACCCGGGAGACCCTCGACAATCTGCTGCATTTTTTTCGCGCCCGCGACCTCGAGGTGGAGAACCTGAGCCTGACCAAGGTCACGGATGGCCTTTCCACCTACTGCTTCACCCTGCGTTGCGACTGGTCCTGCCTGGAGGCCGTCGGCTGCATTCGGGATCTGGCCGGCATCGACTACGTGCAGAAGGTCAAGATGCGCTAG
- a CDS encoding molybdopterin-dependent oxidoreductase has product MNSSSITITRRLFLRLVGAAVVVGRWPGRAWAFVLATFPVRTVEIEDFGFEPATGMVTHAGGAAVLYALTVDGLVKTPRQLSYAAVRALPQESQTSDFHCVEGWDVDDLHWTGLRLKTLADLVEPNPEARYVIFHSLGRTRSHPGGLDHYVECLPLADLLDPRLEYLLALSLAGGPLPLEHGAPMRLVCPYDLAYKGAKFITRLEFAADPVDGWWTRANGIYDRIAPVEPERLRRPDPRRSRS; this is encoded by the coding sequence ATGAATAGCAGCAGCATCACGATCACGCGGCGGTTGTTCTTGCGCCTTGTGGGCGCGGCGGTGGTGGTGGGGCGCTGGCCGGGCCGGGCGTGGGCTTTTGTGCTGGCGACCTTTCCCGTGCGCACGGTGGAGATCGAGGATTTCGGCTTCGAGCCGGCCACGGGCATGGTCACCCATGCCGGCGGCGCGGCCGTGCTCTATGCCCTGACCGTGGACGGGCTGGTGAAAACGCCCCGGCAGCTTTCCTACGCGGCCGTGCGCGCCCTGCCCCAGGAGTCCCAGACGTCGGATTTTCACTGCGTCGAGGGCTGGGACGTGGACGACCTGCACTGGACCGGCCTGCGCCTGAAGACCCTGGCCGATCTGGTCGAACCGAACCCCGAAGCCCGCTATGTGATCTTCCATTCCCTGGGCCGCACCCGCTCGCACCCGGGCGGCCTCGACCATTATGTCGAATGCCTGCCCCTGGCCGATCTGCTTGATCCGCGCCTGGAATACCTGCTTGCCCTGTCCCTGGCCGGCGGCCCTTTGCCCTTGGAGCATGGGGCCCCCATGCGGCTGGTGTGTCCGTACGATTTAGCCTACAAGGGCGCGAAATTTATTACGCGCCTGGAATTCGCCGCCGATCCCGTGGACGGCTGGTGGACGCGGGCCAACGGCATTTACGACAGGATCGCGCCGGTGGAACCGGAGCGTCTGCGCCGGCCGGACCCGCGCCGGTCCCGGTCGTAA
- a CDS encoding acetyl-CoA carboxylase carboxyl transferase subunit alpha/beta, with amino-acid sequence MEIEKRVVELADRLSYIKDIFGGRDNANIALMQSRLDELAARDKSAPGEKAQMLRQIEDLFAFLEKKLDEELVPMDMVRIVRHPARVSLKDILENVYDNYTEIGGQDEYSIDPSMLIARAYITRRKGDKVINQPVMVIGQEKGHGQEFRNGGSVKPWGNAKALQYMKVAETERIPIHTYVFTPGAFPVEDFPGAAQQIARNLYEMAGLRVPVVSVISEGGSGGAEAIGLSDVRMMLSRGYYSVISPEGAAAIEAGIRQGQRVSPDLIAQCATRLNITAADNLRMGYVDKVIEEPPLGARPHHYDFFKDLRQEVIQATDQVFLGIAGFKLYRALVASKRKADDAEGMFVRWTLDDAAADRLVWKRYCKYRRMAETAYRDSRPSGARIASRAQSVLWSGYSFLRYDFVGKYLKNFKKTVGDLEAEARLVASRLTAPLRKGRDKNAPVTCDPEKSRMLVELSQPEQGACLEDFGWRYVSPKAAEDKAVTCPEAKTYGCPDLWAPDLYGDFAGVCVHCGHHFPMEYQWVLGNVFDPESVVEFDADIEAGNPLDYPGFEDKIEAAKKKTGRKSACVSIDAKIDGVKLVCAVLYSAFRGGSVGAAEGEKFIRALARARRRHYPFLAYVHGTAGIRIQESLNGLIQMPRVTMAVRRYIESGGLYVVLYDTNSYAGPVASFLGCSPYQFSVRSANIGFAGPGVIKETTGIDIPPDYHRAHNALARGHIQGIWDRREIRKNLKQVLLTIGGRNLYYR; translated from the coding sequence ATGGAAATCGAAAAGCGCGTCGTCGAACTGGCCGATCGCTTAAGCTACATAAAGGACATTTTCGGCGGGCGCGATAACGCCAATATCGCGCTCATGCAGTCCCGCCTCGACGAACTGGCCGCCAGGGACAAGTCCGCCCCGGGCGAAAAAGCCCAGATGCTGCGCCAGATCGAAGACCTGTTCGCCTTTCTGGAGAAAAAGCTCGACGAAGAGCTTGTCCCCATGGACATGGTGCGCATCGTGCGCCATCCCGCCCGGGTGAGCCTCAAGGACATCCTGGAAAACGTCTACGACAACTACACCGAGATCGGCGGCCAGGACGAGTACTCCATCGACCCGAGCATGCTCATCGCTCGGGCCTACATCACCCGGCGCAAGGGCGACAAGGTCATAAACCAGCCCGTCATGGTCATCGGCCAGGAAAAGGGCCACGGCCAGGAATTTCGCAACGGCGGTTCGGTCAAGCCCTGGGGCAACGCCAAGGCCCTGCAATACATGAAGGTGGCCGAGACCGAGCGCATCCCCATCCACACCTACGTCTTCACCCCCGGGGCCTTTCCGGTGGAGGACTTTCCCGGCGCGGCCCAGCAGATCGCCCGCAACCTCTACGAGATGGCCGGACTGCGGGTGCCCGTGGTGTCGGTCATTTCCGAGGGCGGCTCGGGCGGGGCCGAGGCCATCGGCCTGTCCGACGTGCGCATGATGCTCTCGCGCGGCTACTACTCCGTCATTTCCCCGGAGGGCGCGGCCGCCATCGAGGCCGGCATCCGGCAGGGCCAGCGGGTCAGCCCGGACCTGATCGCCCAGTGCGCCACGAGGCTCAACATCACCGCCGCCGACAACCTGCGCATGGGCTACGTCGACAAGGTCATCGAGGAGCCGCCCCTTGGCGCGCGGCCCCATCACTACGACTTCTTCAAGGACCTGCGCCAGGAGGTCATCCAGGCCACGGACCAGGTCTTTCTCGGCATCGCCGGCTTCAAGCTCTACCGGGCCCTGGTCGCCTCCAAACGTAAGGCCGACGACGCCGAGGGCATGTTCGTGCGCTGGACCCTCGACGACGCCGCCGCCGACCGGCTGGTCTGGAAGCGCTACTGCAAGTACCGCCGCATGGCCGAGACGGCCTACCGCGACAGCCGTCCCTCCGGCGCGCGCATCGCCTCCCGGGCCCAGAGCGTCTTGTGGTCGGGCTATTCTTTTCTGCGCTACGACTTCGTCGGCAAGTATCTGAAGAATTTTAAAAAGACCGTCGGCGACCTGGAGGCCGAGGCCCGGCTCGTGGCCAGCCGGCTGACCGCGCCCCTGCGCAAGGGCCGCGACAAGAACGCCCCCGTCACCTGCGATCCGGAAAAAAGCCGCATGCTGGTGGAGCTGTCCCAGCCCGAGCAGGGCGCCTGCCTGGAGGACTTCGGCTGGCGTTACGTCAGCCCCAAGGCCGCCGAGGACAAGGCCGTCACCTGCCCCGAGGCCAAGACCTACGGCTGCCCGGACCTCTGGGCCCCGGACCTCTACGGCGACTTCGCCGGCGTGTGCGTCCACTGCGGCCACCACTTTCCCATGGAATACCAGTGGGTGCTCGGCAACGTCTTCGACCCGGAATCCGTGGTGGAGTTCGACGCCGACATCGAGGCCGGCAATCCGCTGGACTACCCGGGCTTCGAGGACAAGATCGAGGCCGCCAAGAAAAAGACCGGCCGCAAGTCCGCCTGCGTGTCCATCGACGCCAAGATCGACGGCGTCAAACTCGTGTGCGCCGTGCTCTATTCGGCCTTTCGCGGCGGCTCGGTCGGCGCGGCCGAGGGCGAGAAGTTCATCCGGGCCCTGGCCCGGGCCAGACGGCGGCACTATCCGTTTCTGGCCTACGTCCACGGCACGGCCGGCATCCGCATCCAGGAGAGCTTAAACGGCCTGATCCAGATGCCCCGCGTCACCATGGCTGTGCGGCGCTACATCGAAAGCGGCGGCCTCTACGTGGTGCTCTACGACACCAATTCCTACGCCGGCCCGGTGGCGAGCTTCCTCGGCTGCTCGCCCTACCAGTTCTCCGTGCGCTCGGCCAACATCGGCTTCGCCGGCCCGGGCGTCATCAAGGAAACCACCGGCATCGACATCCCGCCCGATTACCACCGGGCGCATAACGCCCTGGCCCGGGGCCATATCCAGGGCATCTGGGACCGCCGCGAGATTCGCAAGAATCTCAAGCAGGTGCTCCTCACCATCGGCGGCCGGAATTTGTATTATCGGTAG
- a CDS encoding PilZ domain-containing protein, giving the protein MDFTFKLEGEVGKRAAYRERVRGLFARFEGDETAYAVHDVSAAGLAVVDAAGGLALGRKGLLSLAIGPKALIAGLPVTVARTGAKGLAGLAFGELSLRQEAWLDKLVLEIQKRRIDLRKAREMADKLEDKKTDRADE; this is encoded by the coding sequence ATGGACTTTACGTTCAAGCTGGAAGGCGAGGTCGGCAAGCGCGCCGCTTACAGGGAGCGCGTGCGCGGCCTGTTCGCCCGCTTCGAGGGCGACGAGACCGCCTATGCGGTCCACGATGTCAGCGCCGCGGGTCTGGCCGTGGTCGATGCCGCGGGAGGCTTGGCGCTTGGGCGCAAGGGCCTTTTGAGTCTGGCCATCGGCCCCAAGGCGCTTATTGCCGGACTGCCGGTCACGGTGGCCCGGACCGGGGCGAAGGGATTGGCCGGATTGGCCTTCGGGGAGCTTTCGTTGCGCCAGGAAGCCTGGCTCGACAAGCTGGTGCTGGAGATTCAAAAGCGGCGCATCGACCTGCGCAAGGCGCGGGAGATGGCCGATAAACTTGAGGATAAAAAGACGGATCGTGCCGACGAATAA
- a CDS encoding flagellar motor protein MotB has protein sequence MSDDEQTGLDDDDEEIETSSQWLTTLSDLSMLLMTFFIMLFSMSSLDVKKFTDSFSSVRNALGNKSKAVASAPIATPDMSTLVEQARIRQRIIGEQRRVYDQFRSYVSTKGLDGVVAATLEAGKITIAFPAGVLFPKDGVDLTEQGKERLRTLYGFLIKTAGERVNIRGFTDNQPPGAGSRFRDNWEVSSLRAVAVLRYMVSLGMPPNRLTATGLADLEPLYPNDTPEHRARNQRVEFVLERWIGE, from the coding sequence ATGAGCGACGATGAGCAAACCGGCCTTGATGACGACGACGAGGAGATCGAGACTTCCAGCCAATGGCTGACCACCCTCTCCGACCTGTCCATGCTCCTCATGACCTTTTTCATCATGCTTTTTTCCATGTCGAGCCTGGACGTCAAGAAGTTCACGGATTCGTTTTCCTCGGTGCGAAACGCGCTCGGCAACAAGAGCAAGGCCGTCGCCTCGGCTCCCATCGCCACGCCCGATATGTCCACCCTGGTCGAGCAGGCCCGCATCCGCCAGCGCATCATCGGCGAACAGCGCCGCGTCTACGACCAGTTCCGCTCCTACGTTTCGACCAAGGGCCTCGACGGCGTGGTGGCCGCCACCCTCGAAGCGGGCAAGATCACCATCGCCTTTCCCGCCGGCGTGCTTTTCCCCAAGGATGGCGTGGACCTGACCGAACAGGGCAAGGAAAGGCTGCGCACGCTGTACGGCTTTCTCATCAAGACCGCGGGGGAGCGCGTCAATATCCGGGGATTCACCGACAACCAACCGCCCGGGGCGGGGAGCCGTTTCCGCGACAATTGGGAGGTTTCCTCATTGCGGGCCGTTGCCGTCCTGCGCTATATGGTCTCCTTGGGCATGCCCCCCAACCGATTGACAGCCACCGGATTAGCTGATTTAGAACCCCTCTATCCGAACGACACCCCGGAGCATCGGGCGCGCAACCAGCGCGTGGAGTTCGTTTTGGAACGCTGGATCGGCGAGTAG
- a CDS encoding IS1595 family transposase: protein MARNIVQFQKGMSEDAFEAQFGTEEKCWAHLVQWRWPEGFVCPICGRDKYSLLIVGRRRLFQCSHCRTQTSVTAGTIFASTKVPLKKWFRAIYHLTQSKGGISSVELARRLGVTQTTAWKMSHKLMQVMLEREHQQRLTGRVEMDDAYLGGKRRGGKRGRGAPGKIPFIAAVETTKSGQPHKMKLCRVKGFRRNEVQRASQKILRSGTLVVTDRLPCFSEVQAAGCRHEPVQDSGRKAVQDSVFKWVNTMLGNVKSALLGTYRAVRGKHVSRYLASFGYRFNRRYDLATMLTRLAWVSLRTPPMPYRLLKLAEDCA from the coding sequence ATGGCAAGAAACATTGTGCAATTCCAGAAGGGTATGAGCGAAGATGCGTTTGAGGCGCAATTCGGCACCGAGGAGAAATGCTGGGCACACCTCGTGCAATGGCGTTGGCCCGAAGGATTCGTTTGTCCAATTTGCGGCAGGGATAAGTACTCGCTGCTTATTGTTGGCAGGCGACGGCTCTTTCAGTGCTCACATTGCCGTACGCAGACTTCGGTGACCGCTGGCACAATCTTCGCTTCCACCAAAGTTCCCCTCAAGAAGTGGTTCCGCGCCATTTATCACCTCACTCAAAGCAAGGGCGGCATCTCCAGTGTCGAATTAGCCCGCAGACTTGGTGTCACGCAAACGACGGCCTGGAAAATGTCTCACAAGCTGATGCAGGTCATGCTCGAACGTGAACACCAGCAACGTCTCACCGGCCGCGTAGAGATGGACGATGCTTACCTTGGCGGTAAACGACGTGGTGGGAAACGTGGACGTGGTGCCCCAGGAAAAATTCCGTTTATTGCGGCAGTTGAAACGACAAAAAGTGGACAACCACACAAGATGAAGCTGTGCCGAGTCAAAGGTTTTCGGCGTAATGAGGTGCAGCGGGCATCTCAGAAAATCTTGCGTTCCGGGACATTGGTGGTGACGGACCGGTTGCCATGTTTTTCCGAGGTCCAGGCTGCGGGCTGTCGGCACGAACCCGTTCAAGACAGTGGCCGCAAGGCTGTGCAGGACTCAGTATTTAAGTGGGTCAACACCATGCTTGGCAATGTGAAGTCAGCATTATTGGGAACATATCGTGCCGTGAGAGGCAAACATGTGTCGCGCTATCTGGCCTCGTTCGGATATCGATTCAATCGCCGTTATGACTTGGCGACAATGCTCACGCGGTTGGCCTGGGTCTCCTTGCGGACGCCGCCCATGCCTTACAGACTGCTCAAACTGGCTGAGGATTGTGCGTAA
- a CDS encoding DsrE family protein yields MGHEAGLVVVWTSRDREAALKMALPHARKARENGLWQRVILIVWGPSAKMLACDLDLREAVAACRRAGVETFACRESVADYGLAEQFRRYGLTLIDADDFLAGYMKEGWQVLTV; encoded by the coding sequence ATGGGACACGAGGCGGGGCTGGTGGTTGTCTGGACCTCCCGCGACCGGGAGGCGGCGCTCAAAATGGCGCTGCCCCATGCGAGGAAAGCACGGGAAAACGGTCTTTGGCAACGGGTGATCCTGATCGTCTGGGGGCCGTCGGCCAAAATGCTGGCCTGCGACCTTGATTTGCGGGAGGCCGTGGCCGCCTGCCGTCGGGCCGGGGTGGAAACCTTCGCCTGCCGGGAAAGCGTCGCGGATTACGGCCTGGCCGAGCAGTTCCGCCGCTACGGCCTGACCCTCATCGACGCGGACGACTTCCTGGCCGGCTACATGAAGGAAGGCTGGCAGGTACTGACGGTGTAG
- a CDS encoding MotA/TolQ/ExbB proton channel family protein, producing the protein MDLGTFLGLASGIALVLGAIFMGGTLTEFVNGPSIMIVVGGTLASICVAYPMGEVRQAFAAMMQIFSSRKVRDAEVVNMMVRIAEISRREGLIALENIHTENAILKKACQLIADNADPALIRDTVRIEIGSMKRRHAVGEAVFKSLAGYAPSFGMIGTLIGLVQMLTRLNDPKTLGPAMAVAIITTFYGSMMSTLFFLPVAGKLRARTLNETLQLEIIFEGAKCILENNNPRLVYEKLSSFIAPRERRYERR; encoded by the coding sequence ATGGATCTCGGAACCTTTCTCGGCCTTGCCTCGGGCATCGCCCTGGTGCTTGGGGCCATCTTCATGGGCGGCACGTTGACGGAATTCGTCAATGGGCCGAGCATCATGATTGTCGTCGGCGGCACGTTGGCTTCCATCTGTGTGGCCTACCCCATGGGCGAAGTCCGGCAGGCCTTCGCGGCCATGATGCAGATTTTTTCCTCGCGCAAGGTCCGCGATGCGGAAGTCGTCAACATGATGGTGCGCATCGCCGAGATCAGCCGTCGCGAAGGGCTCATCGCCCTGGAAAACATCCACACCGAAAACGCCATCCTCAAAAAAGCCTGTCAGCTGATCGCCGACAACGCCGACCCGGCGCTGATCCGCGACACCGTGCGCATAGAAATCGGCTCCATGAAGCGTCGCCACGCCGTGGGCGAGGCCGTGTTCAAGTCCCTGGCCGGCTACGCGCCGTCCTTCGGCATGATCGGCACGCTCATCGGCCTGGTCCAGATGCTCACCCGGTTAAACGACCCCAAAACCCTGGGGCCGGCCATGGCCGTGGCGATCATCACCACGTTTTACGGCTCCATGATGTCCACGCTGTTTTTCCTGCCCGTGGCCGGCAAGCTGCGCGCCCGCACCTTGAACGAAACCCTCCAGCTGGAGATCATTTTCGAGGGCGCCAAGTGCATTCTCGAAAACAACAACCCCAGGCTCGTCTACGAGAAGCTGTCCTCGTTTATTGCCCCACGGGAGCGCCGTTATGAGCGACGATGA
- a CDS encoding acetyl-CoA carboxylase biotin carboxylase subunit: MPTNKHKVLVANRGEIAMRIIQACVSLGLDFVCVHTKADAASGHLALARSLGGPEAAYRISSYHDANELLAVADHAGATAIHPGYGFFAEDFRFARRVSERSRPLVFIGPSWRIIRSLGDKINTKRLARSLSIPTVPGSDRPVYDEMEAEEIAETLFAFQAEQGIVNSVVLVKASAGGGGMGIEEIYDIDQFKTVYRRVRNYAKRQFHDEGVLIEQRIFDFNHLEVQIVGDRTGKGIVHFGTRNCTIQSTGRQKRLEVAPGFRPGEVDYAFDAARVLGDIVGYSLAMAREVGYDNVGTWEWIVSPTGQPFLMEVNTRIQVENGVSAAISRIRGNGDVNLIAEQIRLGLGEPLGYDQSDVTFDGVGIEYRIIAEDPANRFTPWVGRIDQFLAPSLPWAKLYTHIPMDAPYEIPTDYDPNLALAIVWGKDLAEAKKRGVAYLDELTLSGEDDSKTELKSNVRFLRDKTATILQF, encoded by the coding sequence GTGCCGACGAATAAACATAAGGTCCTGGTTGCCAACCGGGGCGAGATCGCCATGCGCATCATCCAGGCTTGCGTTTCGCTCGGCCTGGATTTTGTTTGCGTCCATACCAAGGCCGACGCGGCTTCGGGCCATCTGGCCCTGGCCCGGTCCCTGGGCGGCCCCGAGGCCGCCTACCGCATAAGCTCCTACCACGACGCCAACGAGCTTCTGGCCGTGGCCGACCATGCCGGAGCCACCGCCATCCACCCGGGCTACGGCTTTTTCGCCGAGGATTTCCGCTTCGCCCGCCGCGTGTCCGAGCGCTCGCGCCCGCTGGTCTTTATCGGACCCTCCTGGCGCATCATCCGGTCGCTCGGCGACAAGATCAACACCAAGCGCCTGGCCAGAAGCCTGTCCATCCCGACGGTTCCCGGCTCGGACCGCCCGGTCTACGACGAGATGGAGGCCGAGGAGATCGCCGAGACCCTGTTTGCCTTCCAGGCCGAGCAGGGCATCGTCAACTCCGTGGTCCTGGTCAAGGCCTCGGCCGGCGGCGGCGGCATGGGCATCGAGGAAATCTACGACATCGATCAGTTCAAGACCGTCTACCGGCGCGTGCGCAACTATGCCAAGCGCCAGTTCCACGACGAGGGCGTGCTGATCGAGCAGCGCATTTTCGACTTCAACCACCTCGAGGTGCAGATCGTCGGCGACCGCACGGGCAAGGGCATCGTGCACTTCGGCACGCGCAACTGCACCATCCAGTCCACGGGCCGGCAAAAGCGCTTGGAGGTGGCTCCCGGGTTCCGCCCGGGAGAGGTGGACTACGCTTTCGACGCGGCCAGGGTCTTGGGCGACATCGTGGGCTACTCCCTGGCCATGGCCCGCGAGGTGGGCTACGACAACGTCGGCACCTGGGAGTGGATCGTCTCGCCCACGGGCCAGCCGTTCCTCATGGAGGTCAACACCCGCATCCAGGTGGAAAACGGCGTGTCCGCGGCCATCTCGCGCATCCGGGGCAACGGGGACGTCAACCTCATTGCCGAGCAGATACGCCTTGGCCTGGGCGAGCCTCTGGGCTATGACCAGTCCGACGTGACCTTTGATGGCGTCGGCATCGAATACCGCATCATCGCCGAGGATCCGGCCAACCGCTTCACGCCCTGGGTCGGCCGCATCGACCAGTTTCTGGCCCCGAGCCTGCCCTGGGCGAAGCTTTACACCCACATCCCCATGGACGCCCCCTACGAGATCCCCACGGACTACGACCCCAACCTGGCCCTGGCCATCGTCTGGGGCAAGGATCTGGCCGAGGCCAAAAAACGCGGGGTGGCCTATCTCGACGAGCTGACCCTGTCCGGCGAGGACGACTCCAAAACGGAGCTAAAGTCCAACGTCCGGTTTCTGCGGGACAAGACCGCCACCATCCTGCAATTCTAG
- a CDS encoding purine-nucleoside phosphorylase, which translates to MVYDEHAKGTNAVLSTLGPCPAGAVGLVAGTGLGGIAAAVADRREMATADIPGFPFSTAPSHAGKLAYGTVGGRPVALLSGRLHLYEGYAPAEVAAGVRLLAGLGVKTLLLTNAAGALDPHFQAGGLMRLTDHINLTGKNPLVGPNDEAAGPRFPDMSKAYSPRLGEIADKTALSLGIRLERGVYAGVLGPSLETPAETRMLKLLGADAVGMSTVTEVIAARHAGMEVLAISCLTNVNLPDCMTETTLEAVIATAQKAEATLTRLLAAVIPAC; encoded by the coding sequence ATGGTTTATGATGAACATGCAAAGGGTACGAACGCGGTCCTGTCCACCCTCGGCCCCTGCCCGGCAGGTGCGGTCGGACTCGTTGCCGGCACCGGCCTTGGCGGCATTGCCGCGGCGGTTGCGGACAGGCGGGAGATGGCCACGGCCGATATCCCCGGCTTTCCCTTTTCCACGGCCCCGAGCCACGCGGGAAAGCTGGCTTACGGCACGGTCGGCGGCCGGCCGGTGGCTTTGCTCTCGGGCCGGCTCCACCTCTACGAGGGCTACGCCCCGGCCGAGGTGGCCGCCGGCGTGCGCCTGCTCGCCGGACTCGGCGTCAAGACGCTCCTGCTCACCAACGCCGCCGGGGCCCTTGATCCGCATTTTCAGGCCGGCGGGCTCATGCGCCTAACAGACCACATCAACCTGACCGGGAAAAACCCGCTGGTCGGCCCCAACGACGAGGCGGCGGGACCGCGTTTTCCGGACATGAGCAAGGCCTACTCGCCGCGCCTCGGGGAAATCGCCGACAAGACGGCGCTCTCGCTCGGCATCCGGCTGGAACGCGGGGTCTATGCCGGGGTGCTCGGCCCAAGCCTGGAGACGCCGGCCGAGACCCGGATGCTCAAGCTCCTCGGGGCCGACGCCGTGGGCATGTCCACCGTGACCGAAGTCATCGCCGCCCGGCACGCCGGCATGGAAGTGCTGGCCATCTCGTGCCTGACCAACGTCAACCTGCCGGACTGCATGACCGAGACGACCCTGGAAGCGGTCATCGCCACAGCCCAAAAGGCCGAGGCGACCCTGACGCGGTTGCTCGCGGCCGTGATCCCGGCCTGCTGA